From the genome of Nakamurella flavida:
GGGCGGGAGTGGCTGCGGTGAGGGTGATCTCGGTGGTGGACCAGGGCAGCGGGGCGCCGGGGGTCGGCGGGGTGACGGGAGTCGTCGCCGCTCCGTCCGAAGCGGGAGACCGGACCGTGTCGGTGGCGACCAGGGGCATGGCCCCACCGCCGGCGGCGCCGAACCGGGTGTCGTTCATCCGGGCGACGGCCTGGGCCGGGCTGATCAGGTCGTAGTCGCCCAGGCTCGCCAGCGGTGCGAGCGGTCCGGAGAAGTACGCGAGGCGATCCCCGACGAAGCTGAACGACCAGGCGTACCCGAGGCTCACCCCGTCGAGCTGCGGGGACGCGGTCACCGATCGGTAGCCGCCACTGACCTGGTCGTCCGGCGAGGTCAGGGTGAAGGCGGCCGGGTCGAGACCGATGGTGGTCAGCAGCGCGGTACTGCGGTCCACGGCGTCCTGGCCGGTGATCGGCGCGGGGCACGTTCCGGTGGGCGGCGTGCCGACCGACGGGGTGCTGCCCGCCGGCGCCTCGGCCGCCGGGGCCGGCAGCGGCTCCACCGCGACGGAGCAGTCACCGCCGACGGTCGGATCGGTGTAGCTGAACGACGCGGTGCCGTCCTGTGCGACGCTCACCGAGGGCGCCGTCCCGTCGTTCGGCCCGACGGTGAACGCGCCGTACTCGTCCACCGCGGATCCCGGGACACCCAGCGCCCCAGCGATTCTCTCGGCGGTCGCCGCCGCGCCGGTCCCCGCGGCGTCGTAGACCCAGGCGCTCCCGGTGCTGCCTTCCGCGGGGAGCCCGCCGTCGACGAAGTGCAGCCGTCCGCCGTAGCCGATCAACCGACTGTCCTGGCCGGCGCCTGCGGACATCGCACCCGCCTCGGACGGCAGCCCGGGCGCGGCGGACGCGCTCTGCTGGCCTCCGGTGGCGGCCGAGGGCAGGGCGGATGCGGACTCCGGGACGGCCGCGTTCGACCCGGCCGCGGCGACGGGTGTGTCCCGCCCGGCCGTCTGCTGCCCGACCACGAAGGCGCCACCACCGACCACGGCCACCGCGGCCGCCACCGCCGCGAGCCGCTGCCAGCGGCGGGCCGGTGCGCGCAGCGGGGTGACCCCGGGCGCGGTGTCCCGGGGCAGAGGGGTGGGTACCGGGCCCGGTTCCAGGGTCGGTCCAGCGGCGATCCGCCGGTCGACCCTGCGCCGCAGGGCGGCGAGATCGGGGGCGGCGGGACCGACCGGGTCGGCCGCGCGGAGCCGGTCGAAGGCGTCGGCCGACTGCGTGTCGGGGGACTGCGGGTCGGGTGTCCGGTCGTCGGTCACGGGGGCTCCTGTCGTCGGGTGCGGATCAGGTGGAGGGTCGGGAAGAGCGCGGGTGGGGCGGGGCGGCGGGTGCGGATCAGCCCGCGGCGTCGACGCGGTCCCAGGCCTGCTGCAGGCGGGTCCGGGCGCGGGACAGGGCGGCGGCGGCCCCGCCCCGGGAGATCTCCAGGACGGCGGCCAGGTCGTCGCCGGACAACCCGTCCCAGGCGGACAGCAGCAGGATGCGCTGGTCCCGGGGGGACAGGTCGGCCATCACCCGGCGGAGGTCGTCGCCGCCGTCGGACCACTGCGGGGTCTCCGGATCGCCGTCGTCGGGGACGACGGCCAGCGGTGTCGGGCGGGCCTTGCGGTGATGGTTGGCCACGACGAACCCGGCGGTGCGGTAGAGCCACGGGAGCTCGGCGCCGGCCGGGATGTCCGCCCGTCGCCGCCAGGCCACGGTCAGGACATCGGCGGTGAGATCCTCGACGTCGCTGCGGTCGGCCCGACGGGCGACGAAGCGGTGCACGGCCACGGCATGGGCGTCGAACAGCCGGGTGAACCACTGCTCGTCACGGGCGGTCACCTCGTCCACCCCTGTACGCCGTCCACCTCTGCACCGACCATCACAGCGCACCCCGTTCGTCGTCCTGCCGTCACCACCACCCTGTCTGTGTGGTGGACCGGGCCGGTGTTGCAGGGCTGCGCGATGTTCCGTGGTGTGCCGGGTGGCGCCGAGGGGCGCTGTCGGGTTCCGTCGGCTCGGCCGGACGGGCTCAGCGGGTGTCCCACGCTCCCGGGAGTGCCGCGAACGAGGTGACCGGCCCGGGGAGTTCGCCGTCGCGGATCTGCTGGAGGGTGACGGTGTCGAGCACGCTGCGCAGGGCGGCCCGGGCGGCGATCCACACCTCCGTCAGGTGTTCCGCGCAGCCGTCGTAGGCGATGTCGTTGGGGCGCTGCCCGCGCACGTTGACCAGCGGACCGTCGATGGCCCGCATGATCTCGCCGACGGTGATCAGTTCCGGGCCGCGGGCCAGGGAGAACCCGCCGCCGTTGCCGCGGTGGCTGTCCACCAGGCCGTTGCGCCGCATGGTGGCCATCACGGTCTCCAGGAACTTGCGCGGGAGGCCGTGCGCGGTCGCGATGGTCTGGACGCTGACCTGACCCGGCCAGGCGGCGGCGATGTGCAGCATCGCGTGGACGGCGTAGTCGGAGCGGGCGGTGACGTGCATGTCAGGGGTCCACGGTCCAGCCACTCGGAGGGGCGCAGGGCGACGCGGCTCCGGATCGGAACCGCCGCCAGGGTAGCGCGGGGCGGTCGGGTCGGCGTGCGGTCGGCACCGGTCAGCCGGTGACCTCGGCGTCCGCCTCGTCCTGCAACAGCGGAGCCCGGTCCGAGAGCCGTTGCGGCAGGGGGTTCCTGGGCTCGCGGTCGTGGCTGTCCGGGCCGCCCTGGTGGGTGAGGGCGACCACCACGCTGTCCCCGGCGAACCGGCCCGACCCGCCGACCGGCTCCTGCGTACTGACCACCCAGCGACCGGAGGACCGGAGCTCGGTCAACGGCGGGTGGGGGCCGGCCAGGGCGAGGCGGAAGTGGTGGTCGGCGGCCTGCCGGAGGGCCGCGGAGACGAGCATCCCGGACAGGTCGGGGACGGTGATCGCGTCCGGCGGTGTCCCGGCCGGCTCGAACCGCGTGGACTGTCGACCTCGACCCATCGGGACCTCCCGGAACGTATGGCTGATGGTCGCAGGCTAGGCCGATCCCCGCTGTCCCGGAACGGGCTTCTCGGTGGGCGAACAGCGGCGGCCGGTTCGCTCAGTTGTTCTCGATGACCTGCGTCTCGCAGCCGGACGCGTCGCACGAGGAGTTGCTGACCGAGCTGTGGCCACCGCCGGTGTTCCGGGAGACGTTGACGTGGTCACCGTTCCCGTCCACGAACTGCTGGTCGGTCGCGCCGGCCGGGAACTGCATGTCCATGAACCCGCTCGGGTCCGAGGTGACGGTGCCGGTGGTGGACGACGGGGTGAAGTCGCTGTCGGCGGAAAGGGGCGCGCCGGGGGTCGGGGTCGGCATGCCGATCGGCGCCCCGGTCGTCACGACGACGTTCGGCGTGCCGGTGACCGCCGGACCGGCGTCGGCGCCGCCCGGGCCGCAGGCGGTGAGCGCGACCAGGACGGCACCCAGGCCGGCGGTGCTCAGCGCGGTCCGGGCCACCGACCAGCGGCGGGGGGCGGGGGTGGGCAGGACGGACTGAGTCTGGATCATCGGAAGTCCCTGGGGGGCGGGGGCCGGCTCGTCGCGGTCCCGGTGGGCGTCCGGGCGGATCACCCGGTGCTGGTTCCCAGGTTAGGAATCGCGCTGTCGGGTCGGCGTCTGCCGATCGGCCGCATCCGGCGCGCCCGGCGTAGGCCGCAGGAGGTACCCCGAAGGAGAACGACAGCGGGGCGGGCACCCCGGTGGTGTGTCGTCCGGCAGCAACGGCGCCACCGCGGGGTCCGACCGCGGTCGGTGCGGACCCGGTGGCACCGGCGTGCCGGGGTCAGCGGACCTTGTCGATCGTCCGATTGCCGATCGAGATGTCCACGGTGGCCGGCAGGTTCGGCTGGTCCATGGCCTGCCGGACGTGGCCGATGGTCTCGTCCTCGATGCGTCGGCGCACGGCGGTCGGGTCGGCGTCCCGGTTGAGCGTCACGTCGACCACGAGCTCGGGGGCGGTCGGATCGCCGATGAGCCGGGCGGCGGCGCTCTGCACCCCGGTGAACGACTCGATCTCGCGCTCGGTCGCCGCGGTCAGCGCGCCGGCGGCCAGGGTGGTGGTGCCGTGCGCCCGGTCACCCGGGAGCACGACGTCCCCGGACCGGTCCGTGGAGAAGAGCACGGCGATCAACCAGCGCACCACCAGGAGCAGGACGACCAGGCTGACCACCCCCACCACGGGCCAGAACCAGGTGCGGTTGTCGTCGACGAACGCGCCGACCAGGTCGTCGTCAACGTGACCGTGGACGACGTGCACGTCGAACCGGACGCCCCGACCCGCAGGCGCTGACGTGCTGATCCGCCCGACCGAGCTGGACGCGCTGGTGAGCGGCGACATCGACCTGGCGTTCCGGCGCTGGGACCGACCGCGGCTGCGGGTGGGCACCCGGATGCGGACGAAGGTCGGTCTGGTCGAGGTGACGGAGGTGGAAACCGTCCCGCTGCGGTCGATCACCGCGCGGGACGCCCACCGGGCCGGCGCGGCGACCCGCGCCGACCTGCTGGGCCGGCTCGCCGACCACCCCGAGCGCCCGGTCTTCCGCATCGGCCTGCGCTTCGCGGGCGCCGACCCGCGGATCGCGTTGCGGCAGGACGCGGCGCTGACCGAGGACGAACGCTCGACCCTGCTCGCCCGGCTGGACCGGTAGGACACCACCTCCACCTTCGGGGCCTGGACCCGGCCCACGCTGCGGCTCATCGCCGAGCACCCCGCCGTCCGCGCCCCCGACCTCGCCGCCCGACTCGGCCGCCCCACGGCGGACTTCAAGCGCGACGTGCGGCGGCTCAAGGAGCTGGGCCTGACGCAGTCGCTGGACGTCGGCTATCTGCTGGCGCCCCGGGGTCGCGCGCTGCTCGGCCTGCCCGCCGTGTCCACAC
Proteins encoded in this window:
- a CDS encoding RNA polymerase sigma factor, coding for MTARDEQWFTRLFDAHAVAVHRFVARRADRSDVEDLTADVLTVAWRRRADIPAGAELPWLYRTAGFVVANHHRKARPTPLAVVPDDGDPETPQWSDGGDDLRRVMADLSPRDQRILLLSAWDGLSGDDLAAVLEISRGGAAAALSRARTRLQQAWDRVDAAG
- a CDS encoding RrF2 family transcriptional regulator, producing the protein MHVTARSDYAVHAMLHIAAAWPGQVSVQTIATAHGLPRKFLETVMATMRRNGLVDSHRGNGGGFSLARGPELITVGEIMRAIDGPLVNVRGQRPNDIAYDGCAEHLTEVWIAARAALRSVLDTVTLQQIRDGELPGPVTSFAALPGAWDTR